One part of the Coffea eugenioides isolate CCC68of chromosome 10, Ceug_1.0, whole genome shotgun sequence genome encodes these proteins:
- the LOC113750736 gene encoding uncharacterized protein LOC113750736 — MDKTWMKISNRKDKAYELGVKNFLKFAYSQKVENQKIPCPCTQCNNFCNQTKTVVEDHLLTQGIRKSYTRWIHHGEQFRHQNCGDSTKHGDGEEDSDTEDLNDMLHDIGTAQWGDNWAGREESTDDSLNANHSDTNNFLKLLEDAKKELYPGNHFYSKLSFVVTLLHLKTMSGWTIKSFNALLEIFSHALPPEATVPKSFADAKKLIRDLGFKSEKIHACVNDCVLFRKENENFDTCPNLNCKEPRYKMAGSRVPRKVLRYFPLKPRLQRLYTHKEIASDMRWHKEKCVHDDNIMRHPADSEAWKHFDRLHPDFAVDPRNVRLGLATDGFNPFGTMISAYSIWPIYLVPYNLPPWKCMRDPFFFLSMLIPGPKSPGNEIDVYMEPLIDELNEMWLGVETYDAYSGKKFDLRAALLWTINDFPAYAMLSGWSTKRYQACPICMVETTCVHLPHRKKLCYTGHRRFLPIDHSWRREKKPFDGNVDFRNPVAPLSGNEILDQVQNMEVNFGKTKAQSNAKKRKRSESGLNWTKKSCFFELPYWADLLLRHNLDLMHVSKNVSEAVIATIMDIENKTKDHWLCRQDLKDLGLKKELHLIPNGDSYIMPHACYSLTKEEKKKVCEFLNSVKYPDGFASNICRCIKNGQFQISGMKSHDFHIFIQRLLLLAIRESLTKEVRQVLFELSEFFKKLCARTLHREVLEELGQKIAVILCKLERLFPPAFFDIMMHLMVHLPTEAILGGPAQYRWMFLFER; from the coding sequence ATGGATAAAACTTGGATGAAGATTAGCAATAGGAAGGACAAGGCTTATGAACTCGGAGTCAAAAATTTCCTCAAGTTTGCATATTCtcaaaaagttgaaaatcaGAAAATCCCATGCCCATGTACACAATGCAATAATTTTTGTAACCAAACTAAAACAGTTGTGGAGGATCACTTATTGACTCAAGGCATTCGTAAAAGCTACACAAGATGGATACACCATGGGGAACAATTTCGACACCAAAATTGTGGGGATAGTACTAAACATGGGGATGGAGAGGAGGATAGTGATACTGAAGATTTAAATGACATGTTGCACGATATTGGGACAGCACAATGGGGGGACAATTGGGCTGGTAGGGAAGAATCAACGGATGATAGTCTAAATGCGAATCATAGTGACACAAATAACTTTCTTAAATTGTTAGAAGATGCAAAAAAGGAGCTGTATCCAGGGAATCATTTTTACTCAAAGTTATCCTTTGTAGTCACTTTGCTCCATTTGAAAACAATGAGCGGGTGGACCATAAAGTCCTTCAATgcattgctggaaatttttagCCATGCACTACCTCCTGAAGCCACAGTTCCCAAGTCTTTTGCTGATGCTAAGAAGCTCATTCGAGACTTAGGTTTTAAATCTGAAAAAATCCATGCTTGTGTCAATGATTGTGTTCTCTTCCgcaaggaaaatgaaaattttgacacTTGTCCAAATCTAAATTGTAAAGAACCTCGCTACAAGATGGCAGGTTCAAGAGTTCCACGCAAAGTTTTGCGTTACTTTCCTTTGAAACCTAGGCTGCAACGATTATATACCCACAAAGAAATAGCTTCAGATATGAGATGGCATAAAGAAAAGTGTGTGCATGATGATAACATCATGCGGCATCCAGCAGACAGTGAAGCATGGAAACACTTTGATAGGTTGCATCCGGACTTTGCCGTTGATCCTAGAAATGTGAGGTTAGGTCTTGCAACTGATGGTTTCAATCCTTTTGGGACCATGATTAGTGCTTATAGCATCTGGCCTATTTATCTAGTGCCATACAATCTGCCCCCTTGGAAGTGTATGAGagatcctttctttttcctatcAATGCTAATTCCTGGGCCTAAATCCCCGGGAAATGAGATTGATGTTTACATGGAGCCTCTAATAGATGAACTGAATGAAATGTGGCTTGGTGTTGAAACATATGATGCATATAGTGGCAAGAAATTTGACCTCCGGGCAGCTTTACTATGGACTATAAATGATTTTCCAGCTTATGCAATGCTGTCCGGATGGAGTACGAAAAGGTATCAAGCATGTCCTATTTGCATGGTTGAGACAACTTGCGTACATTTACCACACCGAAAAAAGTTGTGTTACACAGGTCATCGCCGCTTCTTACCCATTGACCATTCTTGGCGGCGAGAAAAAAAACCTTTCGATGGCAATGTGGACTTTAGGAATCCTGTTGCACCTTTATctggaaatgaaattttggatcaGGTACAAAATATGGAGGTAAATTTTGGGAAGACCAAGGCGCAATCCAATGCAAAGAAACGCAAGCGTTCTGAGAGTGGTTTGAACTGGACAAAGAAAAGTTGTTTCTTTGAGTTACCATATTGGGCAGACCTCCTTCTTAGGCATAATTTGGATTTAATGCATGTGTCAAAAAATGTCTCAGAGGCTGTCATTGCCACAATTATGGATATTGAAAACAAAACCAAAGACCACTGGTTGTGTCGTCAAGATTTGAAGGATTTGGGTTTGAAAAAAGAGCTACATTTGATTCCAAATGGCGACTCTTATATCATGCCACATGCCTGTTACAGCCTAACCaaggaggagaaaaaaaaagtatgtgAGTTCTTGAATTCTGTCAAATATCCAGATGGGTTTGCCTCAAACATTTGCCGATGTATAAAGAATGGCCAGTTTCAAATTTCTGGAATGAAAAGTCATGACTTCCACATTTTTATACAAAGGCTACTCCTACTTGCAATCCGTGAAAGTTTAACAAAAGAAGTTCGGCAAGTGCTATTCGAGTTAAGTGAATTCTTCAAAAAATTATGTGCTAGAACATTACATAGAGAGGTTCTGGAGGAGTTAGGCCAAAAAATTGCAGTCATCTTATGTAAATTAGAGAGGTTGTTCCCTCCAGCTTTCTTCGATATAATGATGCACTTGATGGTTCACTTGCCTACTGAAGCTATCCTTGGCGGTCCAGCTCAATATCGTTGGATGTTCCTATTTGAGAGGTAG
- the LOC113750734 gene encoding uncharacterized protein LOC113750734 encodes MAGPGKRGQMLQRKAQGAQQPAIPNSVGSNQPRSASKSVSSEDAIYVTPTSSPREIASESRMIHHQTSESRASGENETNPVSDEQENAMLLSARRRGRTRNLSLSKKREANETLTIEIDDCIRRIVGKDSQYFITEGGCVVRKAARLNVPKWSHLNPGDREGIYSTVTDDFRFSEHITSKTAINRQLNTQYRNHRYRLHKYFQSFESRQEALRQVPEGVSEEDWKWLVSYFENDEFKKISERNKQNRAKNDCYTTVGTKSLARVVEEKKRKEDVELSEIDMFELSRKSKK; translated from the exons ATGGCTGGACCAGGAAAGCGAGGCCAAATGCTGCAGAGAAAAGCTCAAGGTGCACAACAGCCTGCAATACCTAATTCAGTTGGAAGCAATCAACCAAGAAGTGCATCCAAGAGTGTATCCTCAGAGGATGCAATATATGTCACTCCAACTTCTTCACCTAGAGAAATTGCTAGTGAGAGTAGGATGATACACCATCAGACATCTGAGTCTCGTGCATCCGGAGAAAATGAGACAAATCCAGTTTCGGATGAGCAAGAAAATG CTATGCTGCTGTCAGCAAGAAGAAGAGGACGTACACGAAATCTATCATTATCAAAAAAAAGGGAGGCTAATGAGACGCTCAccattgaaattgatgattgtATTCGGCGGATTGTTGGGAAGGATTCTCAATACTTCATCACAGAAGGGGGTTGTGTTGTTAGGAAGGCTGCTAGGCTTAATGTTCCAAAGTGGTCCCATCTCAATCCCGGTGACCGAGAAGGCATATACAGCACGGTTACG GATGACTTTCGATTTTCAGAGCACATCACCTCAAAAACTGCTATTAATAGGCAGTTAAACACACAATATCGAAACCATCGATATCGGCTTCACAAGTATTTCCAGAGTTTTGAATCAAGGCAAGAAGCATTGAGGCAAGTTCCTGAAGGTGTGAGTGAAGAAGATTGGAAGTGGCTGGTCAGCTActttgaaaatgatgaatttaag AAAATTAGTGAACGTAACAAGCAAAATCGTGCCAAAAATGACTGCTACACTACTGTTGGCACAAAATCGCTTGCAAGAGTTGTTGAGGAAAAG aaaaggaaagaagatgtCGAGCTTTCAGAGATAGACATGTTTGAGTTAAGTCGAAAGTCAAAGAAGTAA